Proteins encoded in a region of the Bubalus bubalis isolate 160015118507 breed Murrah chromosome 9, NDDB_SH_1, whole genome shotgun sequence genome:
- the HINT1 gene encoding histidine triad nucleotide-binding protein 1: MADEIAKAQVARPGGDTIFGKIIRKEIPAKIIYEDDQCLAFHDISPQAPTHFLVIPKKYISQISAAEDDDESLLGHLMIVGKKCAADLGLKKGYRMVVNEGSDGGQSVYHVHLHVLGGRQMNWPPG, translated from the exons ATGGCAGATGAGATCGCCAAGGCTCAGGTCGCCCGGCCTGGCGGCGACACGATCTTCGGGAAGATCATTCGCAAGGAAATCCCAGCCAAAATCATTTATGAGGATGACCAG TGTCTTGCTTTCCATGACATTTCCCCTCAAGCACCAACACATTTTCTGGTGATACCCAAGAAATATATATCCCAGATTTCTGCAGCAGAAGATGATGATGAAAGT cttcttgGGCATTTGATGATTGTTGGCAAGAAATGTGCTGCTGATCTGGGCCTGAAGAAGGGCTATCGAATGGTGGTGAATGAAGGTTCAGATGGGGGCCAGTCTGTCTATCATGTTCATCTCCATGTTCTTGGAGGTCGGCAGATGAACTGGCCTCCTGGTTAA